The genomic window GATTTATCAGGTATAAAATCGTATAATGGTTATCTAAACGGAAAGTGGGCATTATTCGAATACGATAATAAAACCCGAAAAATAACTCACAATTTTAGCGACGGAATCGTGGCTGAAGGCTCAAATGATTTAAAAATAATTGTCCTAGATAATTTAGGGAATTCTACTATCTTTGAAACTCGTTTTTTTAGAAGTCAAAAACCATAAAAATCAAATTCCTTGGGTTTACATAAAATAATACTTGTTTTCTTTTTTTTCTGTTTCGGGTTGGTAGCAACTGCTCAATCGGCTAAAGTTAAAGGAGTTGTTTTAGATAAAAATAATCAGTCTGTTGCCAATGTAAATGTAAGTTGCAAAGGAAATGCTACTCAAACGAATATCAACGGATATTACAATATCACAGTTCCTGCAAACCAAAAAGTAGTGCTAACTTTTTCGCATATTTCCTTGAAAAAAGTTACGGTTACATTGACTTTAAAACCAAATGAAGATTACGAATTCAATTTGGTGATGAACGATCGAGACGAGCAAATGGGGGAAGTGGTTATTACTTCAACTAATAAAAAAAGGGTTCAAGGAATTACGACTATCGAGCCAGAAACGATTCGGAAAATTCCTGGAGCCAATGCTGGTGTGGAGAATATTTTGAAATCGCTGCCTGGGGTTAATTCCAATAACGAATTGAGTACGCAATATGCCGTTCGTGGTGGAAATTATGATGAAAATTTGGTTTATGTAAACGAAATTGAAGTCTATCGTCCGTTTTTGATTCGTTCGGGTCAGCAAGAAGGATTGAGTTTTACCAATACGGATTTGGTTCAAAACATTGATTTTTCGGCGGGAGGTTTTCAGTCCAAATATGGCGATAAGTTATCCTCGGTGTTGGATATAACGTATCGAAACCCAACACAATTTGGAGCTGTTGCCGAGGCTAGTTTTCTGGGAGCAAGCGTGGCTGTTGATGCGGTTTCTAAAGATAAAAAATGGTCGCAAGTTTCAGGAATTCGTTACCGAAATAATTCGCTTTTGGTGAATAGTCAAGACACAGAAACCAATTATACACCTATGTTTATTGATTTCCAAACCAATGTCAATTTCAAACCTTCGGACAAATGGGAGTTTAGTTTCTTGGGAAATATTTCTCAAAATGATTACCAATACCAACCCTTAACACGTCAAACTAATTTTGGAACTATCGATAATCCAATGGCGTTATTGGTTTTTTATGAAGGACAGGAAAAAGACAAATACACGACTTATTTTGGAGCCGTAAAATCTACTTATACGGCTTCTGAAAGAGCTACTTATAAATTGATTGCTTCGGCGTATCACACCCAAGAGCAAGAACATTTTGATATTCTTGCTCAATATCGTTTGGGCGAAGTAGATGCGGACAGTAGTTCAGACACCTTTGGCGATGTAGCTTTTACGAGAGGAATCGGTTCGCAATTGAATCACGCTCGAAATGATTTGGATGCTTTAATCATCAACACCGAATTAAAAGGAATTTATAATTTCAAGAAGAACCAATTGGAATGGGGAGTCAAATTTACTCGCGAATCCATTCGAGATCGAGTAATTGAGTGGGAAGTAATCGATTCTGCTGGGTTTTCTATCAATCCGCCTAGAGATTTTTTACCAGTTAAGAATGAACCTTATGAAGTTTATACAGGGCCATTAGTTCCGTATCAAAATGTAAGAGCGACTAATTTTGTTGACATCAATCGATTTTCTGGTTATGTGCAATGGAGCAGTAAAGGTTATATTGGTAGTAACGAAATTTGGTTAAATGCTGGAGTTCGTTCCCAAAGTTGGACTGTTTCTGGTGATGGAATTGAGAGTGCAACGCAATTTACTTTTAGTCCAAGAGCGCAAATTTCTTTGAAACCCAATTGGAGTAAGGATATGTTTTTTCGACTTTCGGGTGGATTGTACCATCAGCCACCGTCGTATCGTGAGTTGAGAGATACGGATGGAGTTGTCCAAGCGGATGTAAAAGCACAGCAATCGGTTCATATTGTTTTGAGTAATGATTATAGTTTCAAGATGTGGAATCGTCCTTTCAAAATGGTTTCTGAAATTTATTATAAATCATTGACTGACGTGAATACTTATACTTTAGACAATGTTCGAATTCGTTACGCAGCAACTAATTTGGCAAAAGCGTATGCGCAAGGATTTGATTTTAGACTGAACGGAGAATTTGTTCCCGGAACCGAATCTTGGTTTAGTTTTGGGTATTTAAAAACAGAAGAAAATAGTCAAGGCAAAGGCTATATCTCAAGACCAACCGACCAAAGATTGAAATTTGCGCTTTTGTTTCAGGATTATATGCCTAGAATTCCGAGTATAAAATTATACCTGAATTTGGTTTACAATACAGGATTACCCGGAGGTTCGCCATCATACTCTGATCCTTATTTATACCAAAATCGTTTGAATGATTACCGTCGTGCCGATGTTGGTTTTTTCAAAGTTTTGATTGATGAACAAAATCCTTCTGCAAAAAGATGGTTACAACCTTTCAAAGAATTGGCTATTGGTGTAGAAATTTTTAATCTTTTCGACAACCAAAATGCGATTACCAATACTTGGGTTCGTGATGTGTATTCCAAAAATCAATACGCCATCCCGAATTATATGACCACACGAGTTTTTAATGTGAAGGTGAATATGAGGTTTTAATGGGAATCATAAAGAAACATAAACGAATTTATTATAGACCCGGAATGATCTCCTTGGTCTTTATTCCTTTGTTGTGTTTGTGGTTTTTTTGTAAAAATGATTCTTTTAAGGTTTATTCACTATTTAATTTAATGTATGTTGAAGAATCTGTATTTATTGAAAACAATGTTCCTAATATAAGAAAATACAGAAACTTTAATTTTAATAATTCTGAAATAATTGAACATAATAAATTGAATCAATTACAAGTTTCTTTAAGAAAATTAAAGTTAGAAAATGATACAATTAATGGTATTAAGATTCATTTTGGGAACAAAGCAAATTATGCTGTTTTTGTAAAAGTCCTAGATATTATAACAATAGAAAGTATGCCAGTTTATTGTCCTTATAAAAATGATATTTGGGTTTTTGTTCCTGCTCCTAAAAAACCTGTAGCTGTACAAAACAATACACAACCAGTACAAATGTATGAATGTGTTTCAGGCAGAATGAGCAAAGAAGATGAATTAAGATTTGAAGCGGAAAAAGAAAAAAGAGAATTTGAATTAAAGATTGATGTTATTAAAAAGCATTGGATGTTGTATCTTGGTTATTTTGGAATTGTACTTCTTAATATTTTTACTTTGATAAAGTTTAATAGAAGTAAAACAATTCACTAAACTCTATATCAAAGTATCACTCTCCAAATCTGATTTTTCAATAGTGAAATCAAAACCCAATTGTTCTACTAATTGAATCACAAAGTTTTTTTACAACAGTTTTAAAAGCTTATCGGTATATTTTTTAATAATTTTTTTGGATCAACTAAATTAATTTTCATCAATTGCAGAATTACAAAATCAGCACTAGTTTAGTATTGAAAAAACTTGAGTTGAATGAAGTTTCATGTTTCTAATAAAAAAAGAAAGGGATCAAATTCCAAAGAATTCTCTCCCTTCCCAACCAAATTACTATTGTTCAGATAAAAAAATATTTTTTTCGGAAATTAATCAGTTCAATAAGGAACTGCATAAAATCCAGTACTAAAAATTTATTTAACTATTATTTTTGTTGTCAATCCTGTTTTTAAACTTTTGAGAATATAAATCCCATCAGATAAATCGTTGATAGCAATTGTTGTTTCCAGATTAGTTGTTTCAATTTGTTTTACAACAATTCCTGTGATACTAATGAATGCTACGGTATCATTTTCAACAACTGATTTTAGTGTTATTTTATTTTTACCAACTGTTGGATACACATAAAACAAATTGGTTTTTTGCGCATATTCATTTACAGCCAGAGTTCCGTTTTGTCTATCGGTTATTTGCTTTACAATGTTATTGATGTAAACTTCAATATTGGTATATCCTGTGTCAAGTGTTTTCAAGTTACCATCGGTAGCACTGGCAGGATTCAATCCTTTCTCTGTTTCCCAAACATCTGGCATACCATCATTATCCGTATCGACAGGTGCAACTTCTGTTGGCAATTCTGGCCATCCACCAGCTGCTGATTGCGTATCGATGTATCCATTTGTGCTTCCGTTACCGCCATTCATAATAGATGCTGTTCCAGATCGGGTATCATCAACCGCTCTTTTATCAACTGCATCTCTGTATAAACTTGCTCCTACATTATCTAAAACTAGTTCATAAGCATTGGTTGCGGTATGGGTTGTAATTTCGCCTGGATTGTGTGGTGCATTGATTTTCATTGCTATTTTATCGTCATTGCTAACGGGAAGCTGACTGCCGTGAAACTGGTTATACACTCCATAAGTCCAATTGTCTTGGGTAGCACGAGTGGAACCATTTACAAAATTTCCATCGACATATAATTTCCCCCAAATTCCGTAAAGAGGTGATGTCGGGTCCAAATTTCTACCAGTGGACAGAATCCTTTCCTTGGTAGAATTAGAAGTTCCTGGGCCTGGTTTCCAATAGTTGTTTACCAAATTTACATTCATTGCATCTCCACCATAACAACTATTACCTCCCCAATTGTAGATAACATTATTTCGAATGTCTAACAATCCCTCTAAAGGCACAGTTCGAGTTGCATATTCTCCAAGTCTTGGGTTTCTGCTATCGTGATGAGCCAACAAATTGTGATGAAAAGAAGCTTTCATACCTCCCCAAATCCCTCCATAACCATGCGCACCTTTATCGTGAACTGAATTGCGAAGACTTTCTGAAAGAATACTCCATTGTAAGGTGAAATTTTTATTTTCGTAAAACGAGGCGCATTCATCCGTTGACCAGCTCACTGAACAATGATCAATAATAATATCCTGCTGAAAACGTGCTCCAAGTGCATCATTTTCTACATTCTGCTCATCGCCCATTCTAAAGCGCAAATAACGTAGAATAACATTATTTCCTCTTATCGTAACATTATAATCTCGCAAGCAGATACCGCCTCCAGGTGCTGTTTGCCCCGCAATGGTAATGTTGTCGGTAATGCCCAATTCACTTTGTAGTTTAATCGTTCCTGATACTTTGAAAACAACAATTCTAGGTCCAGTCTGATTTATTGCAGCACGAAGCGAACCTGTGCCTGAATCATTCAAATTAGTTACATATATAACCCTTCCTCCACGGCCACCAGTAACGTATTTGCCATAACCTTCCGCTCCCGGGAAAGCTGGGGTTTCTTTATTATTTGTCCCAGCTGTTCCCCAAAAAGCATACAATACCTGATTGCCAGTTGTAGTTGTTTCAATTTTTTTTATCGTATTTGGGATTGTCGGCGAGGTTGACCATCCGTAGAAGGTGTAACCCATCAAAGTTGGAACAGGCAAAGTTGATGAAATTCCTTCGGTGTATGCTGTTGGAGTCAAACCTGTTAATATTGAACCATCAATTGAGTTTAGATATGAAATACTATAGGTGTTAACCGCTTTAAATTCTGCTACATAAGTAACATTTGAAGCTATAGCAAAAGTAACCGGATTAGCTGTCGAAACAGGATTTCCGTTAGCATCTACCCATCGAACGAAATTGTAACCAAAATTAGCTGTTGCCGTTAGACTTATTTGCGTTCCATCAACAAATTGACTGCCTAATTGATTCGAAGTTATTGTACCCGATGCAGCAGGACTTACATTGGTCGTTAAACTATAGGAGACTGCGGAGGCATTGGTAATTTTTTCAAAATAATCAAAATTGCCTACATAGTTATTCCCTGTGACAGGTTTAAATACGAAATACAAATCATGTGTACCTGTTGTTTGGGCTATGCTAACAGGGATAATTTGATATGTTGTCCAGTTTCCAGTGGAAGTAGTATTGATGTTGGCTGTACCAATTAAAGTACCATTAACGGCATCTATTCTTATTTCAACAGTTCCAGCCAAAGTCCCAATAGTTGGCGACCCAGTTTGTGTTCTACTGGCAGCTGCAATATCAAAACGGGTATCATATTGATTAAAGACGTGTCCTGTGAATTTAATCCAATATCCATTTCTACAATTTCCTATATTCTTACCGCCAGAAAGAGCAGTATTAGTTTCTATAGATACTCCATTAAAATCATTATAATTTTCGGCCTCGATTCGCTGAATGGTTTGCGAAAACCCTATTACTGAAAAGAATATCAGTAACAGGGTAATAGAAAATTGTTTTTTCATTTCAGTCTAGTTTTTGATCACTTTCACGTTATAAATAACTCCTTCTACGCTTTTCAAGCTAACAATATAAATGCCTGAATTCAAATTGCTTAAATCTACAGAACGAGTCGTTGGCAAAACGCCTGCTTTTAGCTTTTGTCCTTGCATTGAATACACATCATAATTTAGACTTCCAATTCCTTCAGGCAATGTTAGATTCACAACACCATTTGTAGGGATTGGATACGCACTCACGCCATTAGATACTTTGATTGATTCTAATCCTAAAGTACTGATGGTTCTTTTAGCACTCAAACCACCATATTCACTAACTGCTTGTACCGCATATTCGTGTTGTCCGCTTGCTGAAGTATCTACATAAGTGGCATCAGTTGTAATTGCTAACACCTTATTATCTCTAGTCACGACATAACAAATAGCATATTTATTGTCATCCCATTTAAGAGTATTGTTTCCAAGATTAGAAAGATTCGCTGGTGCTTCAACTTGTTCTACCACTAAACGCGGATTCCATTGGTCTGTTCCGGAAAGAACATTTTCTATGGTATATTCGTCTGCCTGTGCTTTGGTCAAAACTGGATTGTAATTTCCTGTTTGAGGCACACTATTTACATTAAAAACATTGGTTCTATTAGCAGTATTAATAGCTACTCCATTACCATTCACACTATTGTATTCTGCAAAAAGTGCTGGTACCGTTCCCATGCTTGCCCAACCTTGAGTGTTAGGTTCGTTGATCATCGTGGTATTCAAATAAACTGCTCTTGGAGCATTTTGCCAAGGACGTCCCAAATAATATCCAGAAACTGCAGTAATGGTATTGTTGTTGAAAATATACCCGTAAGGATCGGTGGCATTATGAAGTGGAGCGACAATATACCCCTCTGCAACAGAAACCAATTTACATTCTTCAAACCAATGTGTTCCACCTCCACAAATAAAATCTACATCACCTTCGATGGTTGATTTGTAATAAAAACTTCTGTTACCACCTGTAACTTGAGTGTCTTGTTTGCTTCTGAGTCTAATTCCGTTATACACATTTCTGTCTCCCGCAGGATTAAGTGCTGGTCTTTGTCCAGAAGTTGTAATTCCGTCTTTATGCTCAATGGTTATATTTTCCATATACAAATCATTGGCTTCGATGGAGAGAACGGCGTTTTTTAAACCCCATCCTGGATTTCCTTGAAGAATTACATCCTTTGATTGGGCAATCAGGGAAACATTATTTTTGCCTGCAGGAAGTTGAAGCACTATCCCTTGAGGATTGGTTCCATCACCACCTAAATTATAAGTTCCGTTGGTAATCAACACCAAAAATCTCGTTGATGAATTAGAGGGTGCTTTAGTAAATGCTTCGGCAATAGTTTTTACATATTTTCCTGAAGCTATTTGGTCAACAGTAGCATTGGCATCCACAATTAAATCAAAATTACGTTTAACGGCAATTGGTTTTTCCATTGTTTTAAATGACAAACTAACCATAGCTGCATCATTATTGGAAAGATCGCGAACAAAGCCTGCTGGTAAACTAAAGGTATATTGTTTGTTGTATTCTAAACCGTAATAACTGAATTTTACCGTTTTATTTACAAATTCTGCATTCAAATTTTTACCATCAAGAGTTGCTTGCCCAGTTCCAAATTTTACTTTTTCATCATAAGTCAGGATAATGTTTCCACTAGCACCAACGGTTGTTGCAGCTGCAACAGGAAGGGTTGATTGAAGTACCGGAGCAATAGCATCCGTAACCAAAACTTCTTCCGCCGTGACCATAACGTTAGATACTACCGTTGCTGTTACGTCTATAGCGTTTCCGTGTTTTGGTCCAGTTACATTAGGAAACCATCTGAGATACACTTTTGTTTTTCCTTCTGCTTCCACTGGCAATATTCCTCCAATTGAAGTGATTGAGCTTGAATTTATGGTAGTTAAGCTGGAAACATTTACAAAGTTTGTACCGTCAAGCGAATATTGCAAAGTCCATTCGTCGCAACCATAATAATAACCGATGAGTCCCGAGGACACATTAATGTTTTTGTATCCAACCGTTGAGAAAGACGTCATAAAATAAAAGAAATCTCCTCTAATGGTATTCCATACACAAAACCCGTTTCTTCCGCCTCTATTCAAAACCCTCACGTTGGGAGTTACGATATTGTCATTGATGTTATACGCAAACAACTGTGGCCTGTTGTCAACATTGGAGTATAATTCAGCAATCCTAGGATGAGCATATTGGTCAGTCTTGAATGTCCATCCCGCTATAAAAGACTGGTTGTCATAAGTTCCTGTGATGCTCTTGTTGGCATCCATTGTTAATGTGGTACTCAAAGCGGTGGAGCCATCCGACCAATTACTGAATTTAACAATGTCATTTTCAATGGCCGTGATGGTCACATTTGTTCCAGCTTCATAAACAGAGAAAGCCCCATCCTTGCCGGCAGGAGAAACCGAATATTCTCCTAATCCAAATGCACCTGCAGTATTCACGGTCAAATTATAAGTGCTGACTGCTGCATATTCCGCCACCAAAGTTGTATTGGAAGTAATCGTAAATGTATAAGGATTGGCCGTTGAAACCTGTACTCCATTGCCATCTACCCAACGAGTAAAATTATACCCAAAGTTCTTGTTTGCTGTTAATGTTACCGCGGTTCCTTGATTTAATGTGCTGCCCCCAGGATTCGAACTAATTGTTCCTGATGCAGCAGGGCTGACATTGGTGGTCAAAGTGTAAGTAATTGCTGTGGGATCATTAGTCACTTTTTCGAAATAATCTAAATTGAATAAATAACCTGTGTTTGTTGGATGTTTAAAAACTAGGTACAAATCGTGTGTACCCGTCGTTGAGGTAATTGAAGTTGAAAACTTTTTGTAATCGCTCCATCCTGTACTCCCAGATACTGTTGCAGTTCCTATCAAAGTTCCGTCAGCAGCGTCCAGTCTAAATTCTATCGTTCCTCCAGTAGTTCCAGAAGCCGTAGCAGTGAAAGTGGCATCGTATTGGTTAAACACGTGTCCTGTGAATTTAATCCAAGTATTATTTCTAATATAACCCACGTTTCCGCCTCCTGAAAGAGATGCATTCGTTTCGGCTCTTGCCCCAGAAGCCGTATTAAAAGTTTCGGCCTCAATCTTTTGAGTGGTTTGTGAAAAACCCATTGCTGAAAAAAGCATCAGCAACAAAAACATAAGGTATTGTTTTTTCATTTTCATTTTGTTTGGTTTGTTAATAGTTAATTATTTCCTTTTTTTGTATAGTTGTTATAAGAACACTAATCAGTCCTCTTTTATTCTAATATTTTGACTTGATCTTTAATTGATTCCAATACTTTTATATCCTTGTCAAAAACAATTTTCTTACCGTTTGTTTTGAATGAAATGGCTTGAGTAGAAGTACCACCAATCCAAAAAAGTTGGTTTTCGCCACTAGATTTAAAATTTTCAAAAGTTACATTTTGGCTATTTGAAAAACTGGCTGCTATACCTAGTTTATCCAATCTTAAATCGATATTTTCAAAATTAATTTTACGAGCATAATTCATTTGGATACCAACATCTGATCGAATAATCATGTTTTTGAATTGGATGTTTTCAACAGGCATTTCTGGAATTCCTGTAATTTTCATCGCTTGTTTGGCTCCGTTGACATAAATATTTTTGAAAAACATATTTCTGAAGGCTGGAGTTTCTTCTGATACCGTTTCTTTTTCCACAATCATTTCGCCAGTGATTGGGTCTTCGACTGCCCCCTTGGTAAAATAATAGAGGTTAAAATTGATGGCATCGGTTGGGATATTGTTCATTCGGATGTCTTCCATCCAAATATTTTCGACCAAGCCACCACGCCCTCGAACAGACTTGAAACGCAAGCCGCAATCGGTGCCTATAAAAGTGAGATTCTTGGCAAAAATATTTCGAACGCCTCCCGACATTTCGCTCCCGATGACAAAGCCCCCATGAGCGTGATAGACAACACAATCTGTAATGACAAACAATTCTGTTGGTTTTCCTCGATCTCGACCTTCTTTGTCTTTGCCCGATTTGATACAAATAGCATCATCACCCACATCAAAACGACAATTGGTCACAGTACCAATTCGGCAAGATTCAATATCAAGGCCATCACCATTTTGCGAATACCAAGGGTTGCGAATGGTTAGATTATTCAATGTTATATGCTCGCACATCAATGGATTAATATTCCAAGCAGGAGAGTTTTGAAAAGTAACGCCATCCAGCAGTAGTTTTTTGCAATTGACAAAACTTACCATCACGGGGCGTAATGCCTGCTTATAAGGTTCCATATTTTCAACAGTTGCTTTTTTAGGCAGTTTGTCTTTGTGTTCATTTCCGATTAATGCTTCTTCCGATGGATACCAAATTTTACCATCTTTAGAAAGTACACCTCCTGATTTAACAAGCTCATCCCATTGTACTGCTGTCATTTTTCCAATTTTAATTGGACGCCATTTAGAACCATTTCCATCAAAAATGCCTTCACCTGTAATGGCTACATTTTCTAAATCAACTCCCATAATTGGTGACTCGCATCGCAGCACTTTTTTCCCTTCAAAATAAGATTCTATTAGTTTGTATTGCTTTAGATCACCTGTGAATGAAATGAAAGCACCGTTTTTGGTATGCAGATTTACGTTAGATTTCATTTTGATAGGACCTGTTGTCCACGATCCAGAAGGAATCACAACAACGCCTCCACCAGATTCTGAACATTTTTGAATAGCCTCATTAATCGCTTTGGTACAAAGTACTTCAGTGTTTGGAACAGCTCCAAAAGCTGTAATATTCAAAGTATCTTCTTTAAATATTGGAATTTGCACCTCTGGCATTTTGAAAGGAAGTTCTCCATGTCTATTATTAATTCCAGCAAGCGTTTTGTTGCTGTAAAAAATAATAGCCAACATTAAACAAACCCAAAAAGTTGTTTTACTCTTCATCATAATAATTTATCTTTTTAAGACTTTATTTTTATCCAAAATCATTTGCAATTCAATCCCTGCCATAACAAAAGGACCAACAGCTTTGGCATCATTGTCGCCAATAGGTTCTGAAATATAGTATTCGAATGACCCGTCTCGGTCTTCTGGTTTTTTTCCTCCTAATCCTGCCACAGAACAACATCTTGTAATAGAAATTGTTTTATCGGGATTTTCTTTTACAAACTGTTTAAGAATTCCGTTAAAACCAATTCTTGCCGATTTCAGAAATTTATCCCCTACATATCCTTTTCTATATGCTTTGGCAAACGAATAGACAAACATTGTAGAGCAAGTAGATTCTAGATAATTGCCTTTTCGACTAGGTCGATCCATCACTTGCCACCATACTCCTGAATCTTTTTCCTGTGCTTTGAGAACCGCTGTGAACACTTTTTGAACACTATTTATCAAATTTTTTTTCTTGGGATGATTATCCGGAACAAAATCTAAAATATCAACTAAAGCCATACAATACCAACCTTGAGCACGTCCCCATATATGTGAAGAAAGTCCAGTTTCTTTGTTTGCCCAAAATTGTGTGCGTTTTTCATCATATCCATGAAAATTCAATCCCGTTTTTGAATCAAAAGTGTGTTTTTGAATGAGTTCTATTTGTAAAATGGCATCATCAATAGCTTTCGGTACATTGAAAACGGTGCCATATTGTGCTGAAAATGGATCAGTCATATACACACCATCCAGCCACATTTGCCAAGGATAACTTTTTTTATGCCAATAACCTCCGTCTGAATTTCTTGGATGTGTTTCTAACTGTTTGTGAAGTATGTCCATTGCTATTTTATAGCGTTCTTCACCTGTTTTCTTATAAATTTCAAAAAGGATTTTTCCAGAGTTTATTAAATCTAGACTATATTTTTCTAATGAATATCCACCTAGTATTTTTCCTTCCTTGTCAATAAGTTGATCAGCATAAGAAATTCCATAATCCCAATATTTTTGTTCTTTGGTATAATCATATAATTTTTGGTTGGCAAGTGTTACCAAACCATTTGTATAGTTCCATTTTGGAAATTTTACTCCATCCAGAAATACTGGATTGGGAACACGTTTTTGATCAGAATCAGCCATTTTTTTAGCCCATTCGATTGGTGTTATTTGTAATTCATTCTTTTTAGATTGTCCAAAAGCAACTAATTGACAAATCATTAAAGTGAGAACACAATATTTAATTTTAGGTATCATAATTTTTAAATTATTCCCATTTGTAATTTTAGGTAAAAGAAGTGTCCAAATAAGACACTTCTTTTTCAACAAAAATTAACTGACAAAAGTTTATGGAAGCCATCTTACATCTCCAACCTTATTGGTAACAATTGGAGAATTTGAATCTTTAATTTTTAAATTTCCTACTTTTGGATCTACAAATAAGTTTAGTGCACTAATTCCTAATGCGGTTCCTTGAATACTTGTTGGCCCCAGTAAATAATCTGTAGTGGTGTAGTTATTACTGTATTGTTGTGTACTACCTGCGGCAATGGCTTGTATCACTTTTCCGCAAGGAGAAGCCAATAAAACATTTTTGAAAACCAAAGTTGAACCTACAGCAGCTGGAATATTAATTAAAGACCTATTATAGGCATAATCATAAATTGTTACATTGTTGTATTCCAAATAAATTGGATAGGTAGAAGTACCATAATCGAACAAATTTCTGAAGTTTAGCGTATTATTGGTTGTTCCATAATAATCTTTCATGAAAGTACAATTATTGAAAACCGCTCTTTTAAAGTTATCTGCTCCAGCCGAACCTAGGGCAAATGTTCCGTAAGGACCAGAGTGACCTCCAACGTCTTGAAGAGTACAATAACTCATTTCAAAGTTGCCTACTTCTTTGTATTTACCATTCCCTTGATGTCTCCAAAAACCTCTTTTGAAATAATTGAATACACAGTTATAGAAAGTAATTTCATCGATTTTCCACGAAGTTCCACTGTTGAAGAAATAACTAGCATCTATGGTCTGATAAAAACGAATGTTTTCAAAAGCTAAAGCCGACAAATAAGCCCCTTCAGCTATGTTCCAATTTCCGTTTAATTCAATTTGAGGACGCTCGCCTTGTGTACTTCCTATGAGTCTAAATCCTTTTGAAATGGTAAAAGGAGTCACTTTGAATAGCGAACCCGCTTCTAGGAAATATTCTGTTCCTTCAGGTATCTTGGGATCTAAATTGTTAGCTCTCAAGATAGCATCCAAATCCATTCCTTTCATGATCAAAATTTGTCCAGCTGATGGCCCTGCCGAACGGAAAGTTACCTGATTGTATGGCCTGTC from Flavobacterium eburneipallidum includes these protein-coding regions:
- a CDS encoding pectinesterase family protein, whose amino-acid sequence is MKKQYLMFLLLMLFSAMGFSQTTQKIEAETFNTASGARAETNASLSGGGNVGYIRNNTWIKFTGHVFNQYDATFTATASGTTGGTIEFRLDAADGTLIGTATVSGSTGWSDYKKFSTSITSTTGTHDLYLVFKHPTNTGYLFNLDYFEKVTNDPTAITYTLTTNVSPAASGTISSNPGGSTLNQGTAVTLTANKNFGYNFTRWVDGNGVQVSTANPYTFTITSNTTLVAEYAAVSTYNLTVNTAGAFGLGEYSVSPAGKDGAFSVYEAGTNVTITAIENDIVKFSNWSDGSTALSTTLTMDANKSITGTYDNQSFIAGWTFKTDQYAHPRIAELYSNVDNRPQLFAYNINDNIVTPNVRVLNRGGRNGFCVWNTIRGDFFYFMTSFSTVGYKNINVSSGLIGYYYGCDEWTLQYSLDGTNFVNVSSLTTINSSSITSIGGILPVEAEGKTKVYLRWFPNVTGPKHGNAIDVTATVVSNVMVTAEEVLVTDAIAPVLQSTLPVAAATTVGASGNIILTYDEKVKFGTGQATLDGKNLNAEFVNKTVKFSYYGLEYNKQYTFSLPAGFVRDLSNNDAAMVSLSFKTMEKPIAVKRNFDLIVDANATVDQIASGKYVKTIAEAFTKAPSNSSTRFLVLITNGTYNLGGDGTNPQGIVLQLPAGKNNVSLIAQSKDVILQGNPGWGLKNAVLSIEANDLYMENITIEHKDGITTSGQRPALNPAGDRNVYNGIRLRSKQDTQVTGGNRSFYYKSTIEGDVDFICGGGTHWFEECKLVSVAEGYIVAPLHNATDPYGYIFNNNTITAVSGYYLGRPWQNAPRAVYLNTTMINEPNTQGWASMGTVPALFAEYNSVNGNGVAINTANRTNVFNVNSVPQTGNYNPVLTKAQADEYTIENVLSGTDQWNPRLVVEQVEAPANLSNLGNNTLKWDDNKYAICYVVTRDNKVLAITTDATYVDTSASGQHEYAVQAVSEYGGLSAKRTISTLGLESIKVSNGVSAYPIPTNGVVNLTLPEGIGSLNYDVYSMQGQKLKAGVLPTTRSVDLSNLNSGIYIVSLKSVEGVIYNVKVIKN
- a CDS encoding glycoside hydrolase family 28 protein, with protein sequence MMKSKTTFWVCLMLAIIFYSNKTLAGINNRHGELPFKMPEVQIPIFKEDTLNITAFGAVPNTEVLCTKAINEAIQKCSESGGGVVVIPSGSWTTGPIKMKSNVNLHTKNGAFISFTGDLKQYKLIESYFEGKKVLRCESPIMGVDLENVAITGEGIFDGNGSKWRPIKIGKMTAVQWDELVKSGGVLSKDGKIWYPSEEALIGNEHKDKLPKKATVENMEPYKQALRPVMVSFVNCKKLLLDGVTFQNSPAWNINPLMCEHITLNNLTIRNPWYSQNGDGLDIESCRIGTVTNCRFDVGDDAICIKSGKDKEGRDRGKPTELFVITDCVVYHAHGGFVIGSEMSGGVRNIFAKNLTFIGTDCGLRFKSVRGRGGLVENIWMEDIRMNNIPTDAINFNLYYFTKGAVEDPITGEMIVEKETVSEETPAFRNMFFKNIYVNGAKQAMKITGIPEMPVENIQFKNMIIRSDVGIQMNYARKINFENIDLRLDKLGIAASFSNSQNVTFENFKSSGENQLFWIGGTSTQAISFKTNGKKIVFDKDIKVLESIKDQVKILE
- a CDS encoding glycoside hydrolase family 88/105 protein, with the translated sequence MIPKIKYCVLTLMICQLVAFGQSKKNELQITPIEWAKKMADSDQKRVPNPVFLDGVKFPKWNYTNGLVTLANQKLYDYTKEQKYWDYGISYADQLIDKEGKILGGYSLEKYSLDLINSGKILFEIYKKTGEERYKIAMDILHKQLETHPRNSDGGYWHKKSYPWQMWLDGVYMTDPFSAQYGTVFNVPKAIDDAILQIELIQKHTFDSKTGLNFHGYDEKRTQFWANKETGLSSHIWGRAQGWYCMALVDILDFVPDNHPKKKNLINSVQKVFTAVLKAQEKDSGVWWQVMDRPSRKGNYLESTCSTMFVYSFAKAYRKGYVGDKFLKSARIGFNGILKQFVKENPDKTISITRCCSVAGLGGKKPEDRDGSFEYYISEPIGDNDAKAVGPFVMAGIELQMILDKNKVLKR